A DNA window from Impatiens glandulifera chromosome 7, dImpGla2.1, whole genome shotgun sequence contains the following coding sequences:
- the LOC124945037 gene encoding calcium-dependent protein kinase 13, translated as MGNCCRSPASVAREDVKSSNYSGHGDGRKDKSGGVTSGKKTITVLADVPKENIEEKYLVDRELGRGEFGVTYLCIERDTRELLACKSISKRKLRTAVDVEDVKREVAIMKHLPKNSSIVTLKEACEDENAVHLVMELCEGGELFDRIVARGHYTERAAAAVTRTIVEVVQLCHKHGVIHRDLKPENFLFANKKENSPLKAIDFGLSIFFKPGERFSEIVGSPYYMAPEVLKRNYGPEIDIWSAGVILYILLCGVPPFWAESEQGVAQAILRGTIDFKREPWPNISESAKSLVQQMLEPDPKLRLTAKQVLEHTWLQNAKKASNVPLGDVVKSRLKQFSMMNRFKRKALRIIADFLSVEEIGDIKDTFTKIDTDNDGIVSVEELKAGLEKFGSQLAESEVQMLIEAVDTSKKGTLDYGEFVAVSLHMQRMANDEHLHKAFSYFDKNGNGYIEPDELRDALMEDGEEDCTDVARDIFQEVDLDKDGQISYDEFASMMKTGTDWRKASRHYSRGRFNSLSLKLVKDGSVKLTSE; from the exons ATGGGGAACTGTTGCAGATCTCCAGCTTCTGTCGCCAGAGAAGATGTCAAGTCATCAAACTACTCCGGTCACGGAGACGGTCGGAAAGACAAGTCCGGTGGAGTTACTAGCGGTAAAAAGACTATTACAGTTCTAGCAGATGTTCCCAAGGAGAACATTGAGGAGAAGTATTTAGTAGATAGAGAGCTTGGTCGAGGCGAATTCGGTGTTACTTATCTCTGTATCGAACGTGATACGAGAGAGTTACTTGCTTGTAAGTCGATTTCGAAGAGGAAGCTTCGGACGGCTGTGGATGTGGAGGATGTGAAGAGAGAGGTAGCGATTATGAAACATTTGCCTAAGAATTCTAGTATTGTGACTTTGAAAGAGGCGTGTGAGGATGAGAATGCTGTTCATTTGGTGATGGAATTGTGTGAGGGAGGTGAGTTGTTTGATCGAATTGTGGCTCGTGGTCATTATACTGAACGAGCTGCTGCTGCTGTTACTCGGACGATTGTTGAGGTTGTTCAGCTTTGTCATAAACATGGGGTGATTCATAGGGATTTGAAGCCGGAAAATTTTCTATTTGCGAATAAGAAGGAGAATTCACCACTTAAAGCTATTGATTTTGGATTGTCTATATTCTTTAAGCCTG GTGAAAGGTTTTCTGAAATTGTTGGAAGCCCATATTACATGGCTCCTGAGGTGCTCAAGCGTAACTATGGACCAGAAATAGATATATGGAGTGCAGGAGTCATTCTCTACATATTACTCTGCGGTGTTCCTCCATTTTGGGCTG AGTCTGAACAGGGGGTTGCACAGGCCATTCTTCGTGGAACAATTGATTTCAAAAGGGAACCATGGCCAAATATTTCGGAGAGTGCCAAGAGTCTAGTCCAGCAGATGTTGGAACCGGATCCAAAGCTCCGATTAACAGCAAAACAAGTCCTTG AGCATACTTGGCTTCAAAATGCGAAGAAAGCTTCGAATGTTCCTCTTGGTGACGTTGTCAAGTCAAGGTTAAAGCAGTTCTCCATGATGAACAGATTCAAGAGAAAGGCTTTGAGG ATTATTGCTGATTTCTTATCGGTTGAAGAGATTGGAGACATCAAAGATACTTTCACAAAAATAGACACTGATAATGATGGTATTGTCTCTGTTGAAGAACTAAAAGCTGGTCTTGAAAAGTTTGGTTCACAACTTGCAGAGTCTGAAGTTCAAATGCTCATAGAAGCT GTGGATACAAGTAAGAAAGGAACATTGGATTATGGAGAGTTCGTAGCTGTTTCCCTTCATATGCAAAGGATGGCCAATGATGAACATCTTCACAAGGCTTTCTcctattttgataaaaatggTAATGGTTACATAGAACCAGATGAACTCAGGGATGCCCTAATGGAAGACGGTGAAGAAGACTGTACAGATGTAGCAAGAGACATCTTCCAAGAAGTTGATTTGGACAAG GATGGTCAAATCAGCTACGATGAATTTGCGTCTATGATGAAAACTGGTACTGACTGGAGAAAGGCTTCTAGACATTACTCTAGAGGAAGATTCAACAGCCTAAGCTTGAAGCTAGTGAAAGATGGTTCGGTAAAATTGACTAGTGAATGA
- the LOC124945039 gene encoding probable envelope ADP,ATP carrier protein, chloroplastic, producing the protein MDLYSVKTKPRKMTIDKACLVWRDISTLESGFQDSIGEKKLWRKDNKPTTCSFSCISLTEKREEREFEPTMAQLLKHPVAFASMVPKELALFTAGAMAGAAAKTVTAPLDRIKLIMQTHGLRAGQEATKKGISLVEAFALIGKDEGIKGFWKGNLPQVMRVIPYSAVQLFSYETYKRLFRGKDGELSVMGRLAAGACAGMTSTLVTYPLDVLRLRLAVEPGYRTMSQVSMNMLKEEGVASFYNGLGPSLIGIAPYIAVNFCIFDLVKKALPEKYRKRTESSLVTALVSATMATLMCYPLDTVRRQMQMRSTPYNTIFDAFSGIVERDGLVGLYRGFIPNALKSLPNSSIRLTAFDTVKSLIAAGEKEYQNIMNENRDTIKQQ; encoded by the exons ATGGACCTTTACTCTGTCAAAACTAAACCCAGAAAGATGACAATTGACAAAGCTTGTTTGGTATGGCGAGACATTTCTACTCTCGAATCCGGTTTTCAAGATTCAATAGGCGAGAAAAAGCTATGGCGGAAAGACAACAAACCCACTACTTGTTCCTTTTCTTGTATTTCACTCAcggagaagagagaagaaagagaattcGAACCCACAATGGCGCAACTCTTGAAGCATCCAGTCGCTTTTGCTTCTATGGTTCCCAAAGAATTGGCACTCTTTACAGCCGGTGCCATGGCTGGTGCTGCGGCAAAGACTGTTACTGCACCTCTTGACCGTATCAAGCTTATTATGCAG ACACATGGATTGAGGGCTGGGCAAGAAGCAACTAAGAAGGGTATTAGTCTTGTTGAG GCATTTGCATTGATAGGAAAGGACGAAGGGATTAAGGGTTTCTGGAAAGGGAATCTTCCACAG gtGATGCGAGTCATACCTTATAGTGCCGTCCAGCTTTTTTCTTATGAAACTTACAAG AGACTATTTAGGGGGAAGGATGGTGAACTCTCTGTCATGGGAAGACTTGCAGCTGGTGCTTGTGCTGGAATGACCTCAACCCTT GTTACGTACCCACTAGATGTTTTACGGTTACGTTTGGCAGTAGAGCCTGGTTACAGAACAATGTCTCAGGTCTCTATGAACATGCTAAAGGAGGAAGGAGTTGCATCCTTTTATAACGGTCTTGGACCTTCTCTTATTGGAATAGCACCATATATTGCTGTCAACTTTTGCATTTTTGACTT GGTGAAGAAGGCATTGCCTGAGAAATATCGGAAGAGGACTGAATCTTCACTGGTTACAGCTTTGGTGTCGGCTACTATGGCCACACTTATGTGTTATCCTCTCGATACAGTTCGAAGGCAAATGCAGATGAGGAGTACACCATACAATACCATTTTCGATGCATTTTCAG GTATTGTGGAACGCGATGGTTTAGTAGGACTTTACAGGGGATTTATTCCCAATGCTTTGAAAAGTCTACCAAACAGCAG CATTAGACTTACTGCTTTCGACACTGTCAAAAGTCTGATTGCAGCTGGTGAAAAGGAGtatcaaaatatcatgaatGAAAACCGAGACACGATTAAGCAGCAGTAG
- the LOC124945038 gene encoding protein root UVB sensitive 5 has product MPSSLQITSPSFAFDSPRILGLKILRHRHFLCSSSSSPIEPPDDGIHEDPNCTRKRIDSNVILRERNVNGTYKRYTMDNNSYLRTFLDKQNFESKVPRRFHLFGVELSWLPDSIKVFFLPAGFPGSVSDDYLEYMFLQFPTNITGWICHALVTSSLLKAVGVGSFSGTTAAAASAAIMWVSKDGIGAIGRLIIGGRFGDLFDDDPKQWRMYADFIGSAGSIFDLTTQLYPTYFFPLASLGNLTKAVARGLKDPSFRVIQSHFAISGNLGEVAAKEEVWEVSAQLLGLSLGVWILATPGLSSSYPILTFTWFGMRLLHLWLRYQSLSVLKFDNINLKRARVLVSSHILDDTVPGCSDCNKSESILSWQRFLKPRIDFGVSVEDMLDGEGKSVSMVKKLVELYTKEKYILVVKKSQNSEFQAFVSFKVGATGESVLRSVWQAYWLYHKTEIESYSIEIEKLEKSLLALEDGFRDFIVQLESAGWDIKKINLKIPKGFLIEELDESESDTCK; this is encoded by the exons ATGCCGTCATCTCTGCAAATCACTTCGCCTTCATTTGCTTTTGATTCGCCGAGAATTTTGGGGCTGAAGATATTACGGCACCGTCATTTCCtctgctcttcttcttcctctccgATTGAGCCACCTGATGATGGAATTCATGAAGATCCGAATTGCACAAG AAAGAGGATTGATTCAAATGTGATTTTGAGGGAAAGGAATGTTAATGGAACTTATAAAAG GTATACAATGGATAATAACTCGTATTTAAGAACTTTTCTCGATAAACAGAATTTTGAAAGTAAGGTCCCCAGGCGTTTCCATCTTTTTGGTGTAGAATTATCTTGGCTACCAGATTCCATCAAAGTCTTCTTCTTGCCTGCTGGATTTCCAG GATCAGTTTCAGATGATTATTTGGAGTACATGTTCTTGCAGTTTCCCACCAATATCACTGGCTGGATATGCCACGCATTAGTGACGTCAAGCCTCTTAAAG GCTGTTGGAGTGGGATCTTTCTCAGGGACTACTGCAGCTGCTGCTTCTGCTGCCATTAT GTGGGTTTCAAAAGATGGCATTGGTGCTATTGGCCGCTTGATTATTG GTGGGCGATTTGGTGATCTTTTCGATGATGACCCAAAACAATGGAGGATGTATGCAGACTTCATTGGAAGTGCTGGAAG CATATTTGACCTGACCACACAATTATATCCCACTTATTTCTTTCCATTGGCATCGCTTGGGAATCTAACTAAG GCTGTGGCAAGAGGATTGAAAGATCCATCATTTCGTGTTATACAAAGCCACTTTGCAATCTCAGGAAATCTGGGGGAGGTAGCAGCTAAG GAGGAGGTCTGGGAAGTATCTGCTCAGTTGCTTGGTCTTTCTCTCGGCGTATGGATTCTG GCAACACCAGGTCTCTCATCTTCATACCCAATATTGACATTTACGTGGTTCGGCATGCGCCTTTTACACCTTTGGTTGCGTTATCAGTCTCTTTCAGTCCTCAAATTTGACAAT ATAAATCTCAAGCGCGCTCGTGTACTTGTGAGTTCTCATATTTTGGATGATACTGTACCAG GTTGTTCTGATTGCAATAAATCAGAAAGCATCTTATCATGGCAAAGGTTCTTGAAACCGCGAATAGATTTTGGTGTGTCAGTTGAAGATATGCTAGATGGTGAAGGGAAATCTGTTTCCATG GTGAAAAAACTTGTGGAGTTATATACAAAGGAGAAATACATCCTTGTCGTCAAGAAATCACAAAACTCGGAATTTCAGGCGTTTGTTTCATTCAAG GTAGGAGCAACCGGAGAGTCGGTTTTGAGAAGTGTTTGGCAGGCTTATTGGCTATACCATAAGACAGAAATTGAAAGTTATTCTATTGAGATCGAGAAGCTGGAGAAAAGCCTGTTAGCATTGGAAGATGGTTTTCGAGATTTTATTGTGCAGTTGGAGTCTGCTGGATGGGATATTAAGAAAATCAACCTTAAGATCCCTAAAGGGTTTCTCATTGAAGAATTGGATGAATCGGAATCCGACACATGCAAGTAA
- the LOC124909858 gene encoding protein LURP-one-related 10-like produces MAQPSTPLAVVGSQYCCISEFPVDLAIVVNAGSLMVTDTLDKVMFKLELQLSLHHRRIIVDPARNPVVTLRQKIIGTLHGRWKVYMGDSHDKKDLLFTAKATSWVQFKTKIHVFLANNTKKKVPDFTLEGNYFERSCIVYSGDGESKSILAQMHKNIGSTPTMKSLLAGNDNYSVTVYPNVDYAFIVALIAILHSNYSPNAGAAAAGAGAATSMILLC; encoded by the exons ATGGCACAACCGAGTACTCCACTTGCGGTCGTGGGATCGCAGTACTGCTGCATATCGGAGTTCCCAGTGGACCTTGCGATTGTTGTGAACGCCGGAAGCCTCATGGTCACCGACACATTAGACAAAGTTATGTTCAAATTAGAACTCCAATTGTCTCTTCACCACCGTAGGATCATTGTTGATCCTGCAAGAAATCCCGTTGTTACTCTTAGACAAAAG ATCATAGGAACATTGCATGGAAGATGGAAGGTTTACATGGGAGACAGTCACGACAAAAAAGACCTTCTCTTCACAGCTAAAGCGACTTCATGGGTACAATTCAAGACAAAGATACACGTGTTCTTGGCAAACAACACGAAAAAAAAAGTCCCCGATTTTACTTTGGAAGGAAATTATTTTGAGAGATCTTGCATTGTATACTCTGGAGATGGAGAGTCCAAATCCATTCTTGCTCAg ATGCATAAGAACATTGGTTCGACGCCGACAATGAAGAGCTTATTGGCGGGGAATGATAATTATAGTGTAACCGTGTATCCGAACGTGGACTACGCATTTATAGTGGCACTTATTGCGATTCTTCATAGTAACTACTCGCCTAATGCAGGAGCAGCAGCTGCAGGAGCAGGAGCAGCAACTTCcatgattttattatgttag
- the LOC124909859 gene encoding zinc finger protein ZAT2-like codes for MKEKQSSSLPIVCHECKKVFISGKALGGHMRMHRDAATNEPSLERVKLKLKVKVKKNLVDDHQSSVENTHEIQDYYCSHCRRNFPSNKSLYGHMRIHSETGESSSSYSSVEKHDQEQEDINLAVQGLLMLASAFINKVQSDRVSPKIRSKLVHPLDDDDDDHEHGSMKKKMKQSEEMYNCSLCPKTFSTHQALGGHKSSHTKCKTQTENVNKELTGEGSSSVLHPCKQCEKVFSSGQALGGHMRIHWKGGAEAETNRGIIVHDFDLNEIPPEVDDDQENGESGLI; via the coding sequence ATGAAAGAGAAACAATCATCGTCCCTTCCGATCGTCTGCCATGAATGCAAGAAGGTTTTCATCTCTGGTAAAGCTCTCGGCGGCCATATGAGGATGCACAGAGACGCCGCCACCAATGAACCGTCGCTGGAAAGAGTTAAGTTGAAGCTGAAAGTGAAGGTAAAAAAGAATCTTGTTGATGATCATCAGTCTAGCGTTGAAAATACCCATGAAATCCAAGACTACTATTGTTCGCATTGTCGGAGGAATTTCCCTTCAAACAAATCACTTTATGGGCATATGAGGATTCATTCAGAAACAGGAGAAAGTTCTTCATCGTATTCATCTGTAGAGAAACATGATCAGGAGCAGGAGGATATTAATCTTGCGGTACAGGGTTTGTTGATGTTGGCTAGTGCTTTTATAAATAAGGTACAATCTGATAGGGTTTCCCCTAAAATTCGTTCAAAATTGGTGCATCccttagatgatgatgatgatgatcatgaaCATGgttcaatgaagaagaagatgaaacagAGTGAAGAAATGTATAATTGTAGCCTTTGCCCAAAAACCTTCTCAACCCATCAAGCATTAGGTGGGCATAAATCTAGCCATACCAAATGCAAGACTCAGACTGAAAATGTAAACAAGGAATTGACAGGGGAAGGGTCATCTTCTGTTCTTCATCCATGCAAACAATGTGAAAAGGTTTTCTCAAGTGGTCAGGCTCTTGGGGGTCACATGAGGATCCATTGGAAAGGCGGTGCAGAGGCAGAGACTAACAGAGGGATCATAGTTCATGACTTTGATCTCAATGAGATACCTCCTGAAGTTGATGATGATCAGGAGAATGGTGAGTCTGGATTGATTTGA